A genomic window from Gymnodinialimonas ceratoperidinii includes:
- a CDS encoding 4Fe-4S dicluster domain-containing protein, producing the protein MTQLPASTAKKLGLVIDLDTCVGCHACVISCKGWNTENYGAPLSDQEPYGADPSGTFLNRVHSYEVQPLATSSKPHPAAQTIHFPKSCLHCEDAPCVTVCPTGASYKRVEDGIVLVNEKDCIGCGLCAWACPYGAREMDEHEGVMKKCTLCVDRIYNENLPEIDRTPSCVRTCPAGARHFGDLGDPDSAVSQLVAERGGIDLMPEQGTKPVNQYLPPRPKDDLPEFDVLAPYLEPVAENPGGFIGWLDKALERI; encoded by the coding sequence ATGACCCAGCTTCCCGCCAGCACCGCCAAGAAACTCGGCCTCGTGATCGACCTCGACACCTGCGTCGGCTGCCATGCCTGCGTGATCTCCTGCAAGGGTTGGAACACCGAGAACTACGGCGCACCGCTCTCCGATCAGGAGCCCTACGGCGCCGATCCCTCGGGCACCTTCCTCAACCGCGTCCATTCCTACGAGGTGCAACCGCTCGCCACCTCCTCCAAGCCGCATCCGGCGGCCCAGACCATCCACTTCCCGAAATCCTGCCTGCACTGCGAGGACGCGCCCTGCGTCACCGTCTGTCCCACCGGCGCGTCCTACAAGCGGGTCGAGGACGGCATCGTGCTGGTCAACGAGAAGGACTGCATCGGCTGCGGCCTCTGCGCCTGGGCCTGCCCATATGGCGCGCGCGAGATGGACGAGCACGAGGGGGTGATGAAGAAATGCACCCTCTGCGTCGACCGCATCTATAACGAGAACCTGCCCGAGATCGACCGCACCCCCTCCTGCGTGCGCACCTGCCCCGCCGGCGCGCGCCACTTCGGAGACCTCGGCGACCCCGACAGCGCCGTCAGCCAACTGGTGGCCGAGCGCGGCGGTATCGACCTGATGCCCGAGCAGGGCACCAAACCCGTCAACCAGTATCTGCCGCCGCGTCCCAAGGACGACCTGCCCGAGTTTGACGTCCTGGCCCCTTACCTGGAGCCAGTCGCCGAGAACCCCGGCGGGTTCATCGGCTGGCTCGACAAAGCGCTCGAGAGGATCTGA
- a CDS encoding dimethyl sulfoxide reductase anchor subunit family protein, whose translation MHPAPSVIIFTTLSGLGFGLLVFLGLGMPAVTGWTAFAFFTIAYLLAVVGLSASTFHLGHPERALKAFTQWRSSWLSREGVCSVAALIVMAIYGAGLVFFDTVLAPIGWLGAALSLGTVYTTSMIYTQMKTVPRWNMPWTPAKFLTLSLAGGALMAGQVAVAIVLLTLAGGITLATWAIGDTAFARSGTDMETATGLGRIGRVRAFEPPHTGTNYLTREFIYVVGRKHVQKLRVIATLLAFVLPVLLLLLPFSHALAVLAILSHVAGVAVMRWLFFAEAEHVVGLYYGKR comes from the coding sequence ATGCATCCCGCCCCCTCGGTCATCATCTTCACCACCCTCTCGGGCCTGGGCTTCGGCCTGCTGGTCTTCCTCGGCCTCGGCATGCCCGCCGTCACTGGCTGGACCGCTTTCGCCTTCTTCACCATCGCCTACCTGCTGGCGGTGGTTGGCCTCTCGGCCTCCACCTTCCACCTCGGCCACCCCGAGCGTGCCCTCAAGGCCTTCACCCAGTGGCGCTCCAGCTGGCTCTCGCGCGAGGGCGTCTGCTCGGTCGCGGCGCTCATCGTCATGGCGATCTACGGCGCGGGTCTCGTGTTCTTCGACACGGTGCTGGCGCCCATCGGCTGGCTCGGTGCGGCGCTCTCGCTCGGCACCGTCTACACGACCTCGATGATCTACACGCAAATGAAGACCGTACCGCGCTGGAACATGCCCTGGACCCCGGCGAAGTTCCTCACGCTGTCGCTCGCAGGCGGCGCGCTCATGGCCGGCCAGGTGGCCGTGGCCATCGTTCTTCTGACACTCGCGGGCGGCATCACGCTGGCCACCTGGGCGATCGGCGACACCGCTTTCGCCCGCTCGGGCACCGACATGGAGACCGCCACCGGTCTCGGCCGCATCGGCCGCGTCCGCGCCTTCGAGCCGCCGCACACTGGCACCAACTACCTGACGCGCGAGTTCATCTACGTCGTCGGCCGCAAGCACGTCCAAAAGCTGCGCGTCATCGCGACCCTGCTGGCCTTCGTCCTGCCAGTCCTGCTGCTGCTCCTGCCCTTCAGCCACGCGCTGGCCGTGCTCGCAATCCTCAGCCACGTCGCGGGCGTCGCCGTCATGCGCTGGCTCTTCTTCGCCGAAGCCGAGCATGTCGTGGGCCTCTACTACGGCAAGCGCTGA
- the hmgA gene encoding homogentisate 1,2-dioxygenase has product MNEQATPRPMIQAPSHPGAHEGYMPGFGNDFETEALPGALPQGMNSPQKVNYGLYGEQLSGTAFTDVRPERTWCYRIRPSVKHSHCYEKIDLPYWRSAPHVDPDVVSLGQYRWNPVPHSEEKLTWLTGMRTMTTAGDVNTQIGMASHIYLVTESMVDDYFYSADSELLVVPQEGRLRFCTELGIIDIAPQEIAIIPRGLVYRVEVLEGPARGFVCENYGAKFELPGRGPIGANCLANPRDFKAPVAAYEDREVPSTITIKWCGQFHTSKIGQSPLDVVAWHGNYAPMKYDLKTYCPVGAILFDHPDPSIFTVLTAPSGQPGVANIDFVLFRERWMVAEDTFRPPWYHKNIMSELMGNIYGQYDAKPKGFIPGGVSLHNMMLPHGPDKNAFEGASNADLKAEKLDNTMSFMFETRFPQHLTAFAAKEAPLQDDYIDCWTSLEKKFDGTPGKK; this is encoded by the coding sequence ATGAACGAACAAGCCACGCCCCGCCCGATGATCCAGGCCCCGAGCCACCCCGGCGCCCACGAAGGCTACATGCCCGGCTTCGGCAACGATTTCGAAACCGAGGCCCTGCCCGGCGCCCTGCCTCAAGGCATGAACTCGCCCCAGAAGGTGAACTACGGCCTCTACGGAGAGCAACTCTCTGGCACCGCCTTCACCGACGTCCGCCCCGAGCGGACCTGGTGCTACCGCATCCGCCCCTCGGTGAAGCACTCGCATTGCTACGAAAAGATCGACCTGCCCTACTGGCGCTCCGCCCCCCATGTGGACCCCGACGTCGTCTCGCTCGGCCAGTACCGGTGGAATCCCGTGCCCCATTCCGAAGAGAAGCTCACCTGGCTGACCGGCATGCGCACGATGACCACGGCGGGCGACGTCAACACCCAGATCGGCATGGCGAGCCACATCTACCTCGTGACCGAGAGCATGGTGGACGACTACTTCTACTCCGCCGACAGCGAGCTTCTCGTCGTGCCCCAGGAAGGCCGCCTGCGCTTCTGCACCGAACTGGGCATCATCGATATCGCCCCGCAGGAGATCGCCATCATCCCTCGCGGTCTCGTCTATAGGGTCGAGGTGCTTGAAGGCCCCGCCCGCGGTTTCGTCTGCGAGAACTACGGCGCCAAGTTCGAACTGCCCGGTCGCGGCCCGATCGGCGCCAACTGCCTGGCCAACCCGCGCGACTTCAAGGCCCCCGTCGCCGCCTACGAGGACCGCGAGGTGCCCTCCACCATCACCATCAAGTGGTGCGGCCAGTTCCACACCTCGAAGATTGGCCAGAGCCCGCTGGACGTCGTCGCTTGGCACGGCAACTACGCGCCAATGAAATACGACCTGAAGACCTATTGCCCCGTCGGCGCGATCCTCTTCGATCACCCCGATCCGTCGATCTTTACCGTGCTCACGGCCCCCTCGGGCCAGCCCGGCGTCGCCAATATCGACTTCGTCCTCTTCCGCGAGCGCTGGATGGTGGCGGAAGACACGTTCCGGCCGCCGTGGTATCACAAGAACATCATGTCGGAGCTGATGGGCAACATTTACGGCCAATACGACGCGAAACCGAAAGGGTTCATTCCCGGTGGCGTCTCGCTGCACAACATGATGCTCCCCCACGGCCCCGACAAGAACGCCTTCGAGGGCGCGTCCAACGCCGATCTCAAGGCCGAGAAACTCGACAACACCATGTCGTTCATGTTCGAAACCCGCTTCCCCCAGCACCTCACCGCCTTCGCCGCGAAAGAGGCCCCCCTGCAGGACGATTACATCGACTGCTGGACCAGCCTGGAGAAGAAGTTCGACGGCACCCCGGGCAAGAAATGA
- a CDS encoding DUF1428 domain-containing protein, whose amino-acid sequence MHIDGFVIPVKASRKDEYASSAKRILDIYRKHGATRCVECWGEGMDQGDITSFPRAVRAAEDEAIVFSWMEFPDKATAEAAHKAVWEDPAMAEIMSDDLVDGKRMIMGSFDLLLDVQ is encoded by the coding sequence ATGCATATCGACGGATTTGTCATCCCGGTGAAAGCCTCCCGCAAGGATGAATACGCAAGCAGCGCCAAGCGCATTCTCGACATCTACCGCAAGCACGGCGCCACCCGCTGCGTGGAATGCTGGGGCGAAGGCATGGACCAAGGCGACATCACCTCCTTCCCGCGCGCCGTGCGGGCTGCCGAGGATGAAGCGATCGTGTTCTCTTGGATGGAATTTCCCGACAAGGCGACGGCTGAGGCAGCCCACAAGGCGGTCTGGGAAGACCCCGCGATGGCCGAGATCATGTCCGACGACCTCGTCGATGGAAAACGGATGATCATGGGCAGCTTTGACCTGCTGCTGGACGTCCAATGA
- the maiA gene encoding maleylacetoacetate isomerase, translating to MILYSYWRSTTSYRVRAALNLKGIAYEQRAVDLVAGDQRTPDYMAVNPAKGVPALELEDGTLLTQSLAILDYLDARQPEPPLLPAEPLLRARVLAVAHSIALDIHPVNNLRVLGHLMGHFDATSEDARAWMCHWMTEGLTAVEALLPTRADFAFTEAPGLADLCITAQCYNAHRWGLSLDPFPKIARVEAACLALPEIRAAAPEAQPDAP from the coding sequence ATGATCCTTTATTCCTACTGGCGCTCCACCACCTCCTACCGCGTGCGCGCGGCGCTCAACCTCAAGGGTATCGCCTACGAGCAACGCGCCGTCGACCTCGTGGCGGGTGACCAGCGCACGCCCGACTACATGGCGGTCAACCCCGCCAAGGGCGTCCCGGCGCTGGAACTCGAAGACGGCACCCTGCTCACCCAGAGCCTCGCGATCCTCGACTACCTCGACGCCCGCCAGCCCGAGCCACCGCTGCTCCCCGCGGAGCCGCTCCTGCGCGCCCGCGTCCTTGCGGTGGCCCACAGCATCGCCCTAGACATCCACCCGGTGAACAACCTGCGCGTACTCGGCCACCTGATGGGCCACTTCGATGCCACCTCCGAAGACGCGCGCGCCTGGATGTGCCACTGGATGACCGAAGGCCTCACCGCCGTCGAAGCCCTCCTGCCCACGCGCGCCGACTTCGCGTTCACCGAGGCGCCGGGCCTCGCCGATCTCTGCATCACCGCGCAATGCTACAACGCGCACCGATGGGGTCTCTCCCTTGATCCCTTCCCGAAAATCGCCCGGGTCGAGGCCGCCTGCCTCGCCCTCCCCGAAATCCGCGCCGCCGCCCCCGAGGCGCAACCCGACGCCCCCTGA
- the fahA gene encoding fumarylacetoacetase: MSDLKRSWITSANSESTDFPLNNLPYGVFSVDDGDLRCGVAIGDRIIDATGLEQAGHLRADPEADVLDAPYWNDFMELGARAWSAYRAALTEMLAEGADEATQDIITTFSVPMAEATLHLPFRVAEYTDFYAGRHHATNVGTMFRGAENALPPNWLHIPIGYNGRASSVVVSGTEIRRPWGQLKSPDHDTPIFAPSRRFDIELELGAIVGTPSEGPLTVDQADANIFGYVLLNDWSARDIQAWEYQPLGPFQAKATATTISPWIVTAEALRPFRVSTPEREVPLLPHLADTTPMNHDIALAVSLNGEEIARTNADELYYSAAQQLAHHASAGSPMRAGDLLGSGTISGPEKENRGSLLELSWGGKEPLETASGPRSFIEDNDTLALHGASHGNGYRIGFGPCEGEVIPAAEDPFTG, encoded by the coding sequence ATGTCCGACCTGAAACGCTCCTGGATCACCTCCGCGAATTCCGAGTCCACCGACTTCCCCCTCAACAACCTGCCCTACGGCGTCTTCTCCGTCGACGACGGCGACCTGCGCTGCGGCGTGGCCATCGGCGACCGGATCATCGACGCCACCGGGCTGGAACAGGCCGGCCACCTGCGCGCCGACCCCGAGGCCGATGTGCTCGATGCGCCCTACTGGAACGACTTCATGGAACTGGGCGCCCGGGCCTGGTCCGCCTACCGCGCCGCGCTGACCGAGATGCTCGCCGAGGGCGCCGACGAGGCCACGCAGGACATCATCACCACCTTCTCCGTGCCGATGGCCGAGGCCACCCTGCACCTGCCGTTCCGCGTCGCGGAATACACCGACTTCTACGCCGGCCGTCACCACGCCACGAACGTCGGCACCATGTTTCGCGGCGCCGAGAACGCCCTGCCGCCGAACTGGCTGCACATCCCCATCGGCTACAACGGCCGCGCCTCCTCCGTGGTGGTCTCCGGCACCGAGATCCGCCGCCCCTGGGGCCAGCTGAAGTCCCCCGATCACGACACGCCGATCTTCGCCCCCTCGCGCCGCTTCGACATCGAGCTGGAATTGGGCGCCATCGTCGGCACCCCTTCGGAAGGCCCGCTGACCGTCGACCAGGCCGATGCGAACATCTTCGGCTACGTCCTGCTCAACGACTGGTCGGCCCGAGACATCCAGGCCTGGGAATACCAGCCCCTCGGCCCCTTCCAGGCCAAGGCCACCGCCACCACCATCAGCCCCTGGATCGTCACCGCCGAGGCCCTGCGCCCCTTCCGCGTCTCGACGCCCGAGCGCGAGGTGCCGCTCTTGCCGCACCTGGCCGACACCACGCCGATGAACCACGACATCGCCCTCGCGGTGAGCCTGAATGGCGAGGAAATTGCCCGCACCAACGCCGATGAGCTCTACTACTCCGCCGCGCAGCAACTGGCCCACCACGCCTCTGCCGGCAGCCCGATGCGCGCGGGCGACCTGCTTGGCTCCGGCACCATCTCCGGCCCCGAGAAAGAGAACCGCGGCTCGCTGCTGGAACTCTCCTGGGGCGGCAAGGAGCCGCTCGAGACGGCCTCCGGTCCCCGCTCCTTCATCGAGGACAACGACACCCTCGCCCTGCACGGCGCCTCCCACGGCAACGGCTACCGCATCGGCTTCGGCCCCTGCGAGGGCGAGGTCATCCCCGCCGCCGAGGATCCCTTCACCGGCTGA
- a CDS encoding MBL fold metallo-hydrolase → MAKAFASQGDMTEKKITFDEIGEGLYAFTAEGDPNSGVIIGDDSVMIIEAQATPRLANKVIDCVRSVTDKPISHLVLTHYHAVRVLGASAYDAPQIIMSDTARSMVVERGQEDWDSEFQRFPRLFEGHESIPGLTWPTTTFSDAMTVYLGSRRVDISHVGRAHTAGDAVIHVPDANVLFTGDIVEDHSACYCGDGHFADWGNTLDNIAAFQPDAIAPGRGGALIGDEAVDRAIASTRDFVNSTYAPAARVAAKNGTLKDAWDAVRAECDPKFADYAIYEHCLPFNVARAYDEARGIDHPRIWTDKRDIEMWEQLQG, encoded by the coding sequence ATGGCCAAAGCATTCGCGTCGCAAGGCGACATGACAGAAAAGAAAATCACCTTCGACGAGATCGGCGAGGGGCTCTATGCCTTCACCGCCGAGGGGGACCCCAACTCCGGCGTCATCATTGGCGACGACAGCGTGATGATCATTGAGGCCCAGGCCACGCCGCGCCTTGCCAACAAGGTGATCGACTGCGTGCGCTCGGTCACCGACAAGCCGATTTCGCACCTTGTACTGACTCATTACCACGCCGTCCGCGTGCTCGGCGCCTCGGCCTATGACGCGCCGCAGATCATCATGTCGGACACGGCCCGTTCCATGGTCGTGGAACGCGGGCAGGAGGACTGGGACAGCGAGTTCCAGCGCTTCCCCCGCCTGTTCGAGGGCCACGAGAGCATCCCCGGCCTCACATGGCCCACCACCACGTTCTCCGACGCGATGACCGTCTATCTCGGCTCGCGCCGGGTCGACATCTCCCACGTCGGCCGGGCCCATACGGCAGGCGACGCGGTGATCCACGTGCCTGACGCCAACGTGCTCTTCACCGGTGACATCGTCGAGGATCACTCCGCCTGCTATTGCGGCGACGGCCATTTCGCCGATTGGGGCAATACGCTCGACAACATCGCGGCCTTCCAGCCTGACGCCATTGCGCCGGGGCGCGGCGGCGCGCTGATCGGTGACGAAGCGGTGGACCGCGCCATCGCCTCCACCCGCGATTTCGTCAATTCCACCTATGCCCCCGCCGCCCGGGTCGCCGCGAAGAACGGCACCCTCAAGGACGCCTGGGACGCGGTGCGCGCCGAATGCGATCCGAAGTTCGCAGACTACGCGATCTATGAGCATTGCCTGCCCTTCAACGTCGCCCGCGCCTATGACGAGGCCCGCGGCATCGACCACCCGCGCATCTGGACCGACAAGCGCGACATCGAGATGTGGGAGCAGCTGCAAGGCTGA
- a CDS encoding FAD-dependent oxidoreductase has protein sequence MVGATYALAHELYPYARVPDQDAPALRHHPVIIIGGGPIGVATGLDLAQKGTPALILDDHDGVGQGSRAICFAKRTLEIADRLGAGAPMREKGVVWNTGRVFHGDGEVFNFNLLPEDGHRNPAFINLQQPYFEKFLVDALRRAEAEGRPIEIRGRNVVTGITQDADKVTLSIETPDGPYQATADYVIACDGARSPTREAMGLTFDGRVFEDNFLIADVKMTAPFPTERWFWFEPPLSAAPQSALLHKQPDDVWRIDFQLGWDIDRKAELAEDRIRQRIDEFLPEGTEYELVWTSIYTFQCRRMERFRHQRVIFAGDSAHQVSPFGARGANSGIQDADNLAWKLDLVLKGHAPDSLLDSYHEERAHGADENILNSTRATDFLTPKSEISKIFRNAVLTLAKDHPFARPMVNSGRLSVPCSYAGLSLTGEDALPGGPARTAPGAPCCDAPLEAGFLLDHLPGQFTLLALGCAAPEVSHPLQVKLLTIADPTPALRERYLGDAPSALYLIRPDQHVVARWNNASPDQIIHAINAATGQP, from the coding sequence ATGGTCGGCGCCACCTACGCCCTCGCCCACGAACTCTACCCCTACGCGCGTGTTCCCGATCAGGATGCGCCGGCCCTGCGACATCATCCGGTGATCATCATCGGCGGCGGTCCCATTGGCGTGGCGACCGGCCTCGACCTCGCGCAGAAGGGCACGCCAGCGCTGATCCTCGATGATCACGACGGCGTGGGCCAAGGCTCACGCGCGATCTGCTTCGCCAAACGCACGCTGGAGATTGCCGACCGCCTGGGCGCGGGCGCGCCGATGCGCGAGAAGGGCGTGGTCTGGAATACAGGCCGCGTCTTCCATGGCGACGGTGAGGTTTTCAACTTCAATCTTCTACCAGAAGACGGCCATCGCAACCCCGCCTTCATCAACCTGCAGCAGCCTTACTTCGAGAAGTTTCTCGTCGATGCCCTCCGCCGCGCCGAGGCCGAGGGCCGCCCGATCGAGATCCGCGGCCGCAATGTCGTTACCGGCATCACCCAGGACGCGGACAAGGTCACGCTGAGCATCGAAACCCCCGACGGCCCCTACCAAGCCACCGCCGATTACGTCATCGCCTGCGACGGCGCGCGCTCGCCCACCCGCGAGGCGATGGGTCTCACCTTCGACGGCCGCGTGTTCGAGGACAACTTCCTGATCGCCGACGTGAAGATGACCGCCCCGTTCCCCACTGAGCGCTGGTTCTGGTTCGAGCCGCCCCTCTCCGCCGCGCCGCAGTCCGCGCTGCTGCACAAGCAGCCCGACGACGTCTGGCGCATCGACTTCCAGCTTGGGTGGGACATCGACCGCAAAGCAGAGCTCGCCGAGGATCGCATCCGCCAGCGCATCGACGAATTCCTGCCCGAGGGCACCGAGTACGAGCTGGTCTGGACCTCGATCTACACCTTCCAGTGCCGCCGGATGGAGCGCTTCCGCCACCAGCGGGTGATCTTCGCGGGCGATAGCGCGCATCAGGTCTCGCCCTTCGGCGCGCGGGGGGCCAACTCGGGCATACAGGACGCCGACAACCTCGCCTGGAAACTTGACCTCGTGCTCAAGGGCCACGCCCCCGACAGCCTGCTCGACAGCTACCACGAGGAACGTGCCCACGGCGCCGATGAGAACATCCTCAATTCCACCCGCGCCACTGACTTCCTGACGCCCAAGTCCGAGATCTCGAAAATCTTCCGCAATGCCGTCCTCACGCTCGCCAAGGATCATCCCTTCGCGCGGCCAATGGTCAACTCCGGCAGGCTTTCGGTGCCCTGCAGCTACGCGGGCCTCTCGCTGACCGGGGAGGACGCCCTGCCCGGCGGGCCCGCGCGCACCGCCCCCGGCGCGCCCTGCTGCGATGCGCCGCTGGAGGCGGGCTTCCTGCTCGATCACTTGCCGGGGCAGTTCACCCTACTGGCGCTCGGCTGCGCCGCGCCGGAGGTGTCGCACCCGCTGCAGGTGAAGCTGCTGACCATTGCGGATCCCACCCCGGCGCTGCGGGAGCGTTACCTCGGCGATGCGCCGTCCGCGCTCTACCTAATCCGGCCCGACCAGCATGTCGTGGCCCGATGGAACAACGCCTCGCCCGACCAGATCATCCACGCAATCAACGCCGCGACAGGCCAGCCATGA
- a CDS encoding DUF2783 domain-containing protein, which produces MTLNTDLNIPDPDGFYDELLRAHEGLDKAQSDALNARLILILANHIGDRETLRDALAAARGEDG; this is translated from the coding sequence ATGACCCTGAACACCGACCTGAACATCCCCGACCCCGACGGCTTCTACGACGAGCTTCTCCGCGCTCACGAGGGGCTCGACAAGGCGCAGTCCGACGCGCTGAACGCGCGGCTGATCCTGATCCTTGCCAATCACATCGGAGACCGGGAGACCCTCCGAGACGCCTTGGCAGCGGCGAGGGGCGAGGACGGCTAA
- a CDS encoding alpha-hydroxy acid oxidase has product MPQIHSSQDARRLARKRLPWMVFDYIDGAAGGEAGAARARAAFDALELRPRVLRDVSSRDLGVDLFGQRTAAPFGISPMGMCNLSGPGADMMLARLAAREGVPLGVSTVASTAMEPLIEEAQGNAWFQLYFTGDGSGTFKLVERAKAAGYQTLVLTVDVPEVGRRPRELRRGFTMPFRIGPRQFLDFALHPRWSIASLLAGKPDMANFQMEGFDFDRKASRARADFSTLAKLRDLWPGKLVVKGVLDAEDAGALKAAGVDAIQVSSHGARQLESAPVPIRALPTIREAVGPDFPLFFDSGLRGGEDVVKAYAMGANFTFLGRVLQFAIAAGGEEGLQALWQVLKDETSITLAQIGATSLDLGQGAIARGANV; this is encoded by the coding sequence ATGCCCCAGATCCACTCCAGTCAGGACGCCCGACGCCTTGCCCGCAAACGCCTGCCGTGGATGGTCTTCGATTACATCGATGGCGCCGCCGGGGGAGAGGCCGGTGCCGCGCGCGCCCGTGCGGCCTTCGACGCGCTGGAACTGCGTCCCCGGGTGTTGCGCGATGTGAGCAGCCGCGACCTCGGCGTGGACCTCTTCGGGCAGCGCACCGCCGCGCCGTTCGGGATCAGCCCGATGGGCATGTGCAACCTCTCCGGCCCCGGCGCCGACATGATGCTGGCCCGGCTCGCCGCGCGCGAGGGCGTGCCGCTCGGGGTTTCGACCGTCGCCTCCACCGCGATGGAGCCGCTGATCGAAGAGGCTCAGGGCAACGCGTGGTTCCAGCTCTATTTCACCGGCGATGGCTCGGGCACCTTCAAGCTGGTTGAGCGGGCGAAAGCCGCAGGATATCAGACCCTTGTGCTGACGGTCGACGTGCCCGAAGTGGGTCGCCGCCCGCGCGAGCTGCGCCGCGGGTTCACCATGCCGTTCCGCATCGGGCCGCGGCAGTTTCTCGATTTCGCCTTGCATCCGCGCTGGTCCATTGCCTCGCTGCTCGCCGGAAAACCCGATATGGCGAACTTCCAGATGGAGGGTTTCGACTTCGACCGAAAAGCCTCTCGCGCGCGGGCGGATTTCTCGACCCTCGCCAAGCTGCGGGATCTCTGGCCCGGCAAGCTGGTCGTCAAAGGCGTGCTCGACGCCGAGGACGCGGGCGCGCTGAAGGCGGCGGGAGTCGATGCGATCCAGGTCTCCAGCCATGGCGCGCGACAGTTGGAGAGCGCGCCGGTTCCGATCCGCGCGTTGCCCACGATCCGTGAGGCGGTCGGCCCGGACTTCCCGCTGTTCTTCGACAGTGGTCTGCGTGGCGGCGAGGACGTGGTGAAGGCCTACGCCATGGGCGCGAATTTCACGTTCCTGGGCCGTGTCCTGCAATTCGCCATCGCAGCTGGCGGCGAGGAGGGCTTGCAGGCGCTTTGGCAGGTGCTGAAGGACGAGACCAGCATCACCCTTGCCCAGATCGGCGCGACATCTCTCGATCTGGGCCAAGGCGCGATCGCCAGAGGGGCCAACGTGTGA
- the comE gene encoding sulfopyruvate decarboxylase subunit beta yields the protein MIRSEILREIAPILNPHLVVCNIGLPSQELHMIDDNERNFYMLGTMGLSSSIGLGLALAQDKTVISIDGDGSVLTNLGTLPTIANNVADNYILLIIDNGSYGSTGDQPTYAGKKTKLEKVAEACGCENVVVCEDKDTGAALQAAIDSKQMTIIVSKCDSGNIKLPVITKDPVVIRDRFMTAVAS from the coding sequence ATGATCCGTTCCGAAATCCTGCGCGAGATCGCGCCCATCCTGAACCCGCACCTTGTCGTCTGCAACATCGGCCTGCCCTCGCAGGAGCTGCACATGATCGACGACAACGAGCGCAACTTCTACATGCTCGGCACCATGGGGCTGTCGTCTTCCATCGGCCTCGGTCTGGCGTTGGCACAGGACAAGACCGTCATCTCCATCGATGGTGATGGCTCGGTCCTGACCAACCTCGGCACCTTGCCGACGATCGCCAACAACGTCGCCGACAATTACATCCTGCTGATCATCGACAACGGCTCCTACGGTTCGACCGGGGACCAGCCGACCTATGCGGGCAAGAAGACGAAGCTGGAGAAAGTGGCCGAGGCCTGCGGCTGCGAGAACGTCGTGGTCTGCGAGGACAAGGACACCGGCGCGGCCCTTCAGGCGGCGATCGATTCCAAGCAGATGACGATCATCGTGTCGAAATGCGACAGCGGCAACATCAAGCTGCCGGTCATCACCAAGGATCCGGTGGTGATCCGCGACCGCTTCATGACGGCCGTGGCAAGCTGA
- the comD gene encoding sulfopyruvate decarboxylase subunit alpha codes for MSISKKIVDDFVANDVSFITTVPCKQLAGVIDEVETRPEIFHIPANKEDEGMGLCAGAFMGGKRPAIIMQNTAIGVTINTLATLTQYYRMPLPMLISYRGELREPVACQVEMAVHTKALLNQLNIPTYHFHKESDADELDAILKYTFMCNKPVAILTDASFWGGYGDQ; via the coding sequence GTGAGTATTTCAAAGAAGATCGTTGACGATTTCGTCGCCAACGACGTGTCCTTCATCACCACCGTTCCCTGCAAGCAGCTGGCCGGCGTGATCGACGAGGTCGAGACCCGGCCCGAGATCTTTCACATCCCTGCCAACAAGGAAGACGAGGGCATGGGTCTCTGCGCCGGTGCGTTCATGGGCGGCAAGCGCCCGGCGATCATCATGCAGAACACCGCGATCGGCGTGACGATCAACACGCTGGCCACGCTGACGCAGTACTACCGGATGCCTCTGCCGATGCTGATCTCCTACCGGGGCGAACTGCGCGAGCCGGTGGCCTGCCAGGTCGAGATGGCGGTCCATACCAAGGCGCTCCTGAACCAGCTGAACATCCCGACCTATCACTTCCACAAGGAGAGTGACGCGGACGAGCTGGACGCGATCCTGAAATACACCTTCATGTGCAACAAACCTGTGGCCATCCTTACCGATGCGTCCTTCTGGGGAGGCTACGGCGACCAATGA